The Toxorhynchites rutilus septentrionalis strain SRP chromosome 3, ASM2978413v1, whole genome shotgun sequence genome includes a region encoding these proteins:
- the LOC129777321 gene encoding ubiquitin-conjugating enzyme E2 E1 has translation MSTSAGSSSTAGTTAGANGGAAGNAAGGGGGGSSAGSGGGRRNGNGSGSATPEAPTTPKPEAKETKSNPKISKALGTSAKRIQKELAEITLDPPPNCSAGPKGDNLYEWVSTILGPPGSVYEGGVFFLDIHFSPEYPFKPPKVTFRTRIYHCNINSQGVICLDILKDNWSPALTISKVLLSICSLLTDCNPADPLVGSIATQYLQNRDEHDRIARLWTKRYAT, from the exons ATGTCGACAAGTGCTGGCTCAAGTAGCACTGCAGGGACAACAGCAGGAGCTAATGGTGGGGCGGCTGGTAATGCTGCTGGAGGCGGTGGCGGTGGAAGTAGTGCTGGGTCCGGAGGAGGACGTCGCAATGGGAACGGTAGCGGAAGTGCCACCCCAGAAGCCCCAACAACACCAAAACCGGAAGCGAAGGAAACCAAGTCGAATCCAAAAATTTCGAAAGCCCTTGGAACGTCCGCTAAACGAATTCAGAAAGAGCTAGCCGAAATCACACTTGATCCGCCGCCAAATTGTAGTGCTGGACCGAAGGGAGACAATCTGTACGAATGGGTTTCAACCATTTTGGGACCACCGGGATCGGTTTACGAGGGTGGTGTGTTCTTTCTCGATATTCACTTTTCCCCGGAGTATCCGTTTAAACCACCCAAg GTCACGTTCAGAACGAGGATATATCATTGCAATATAAACAGCCAGGGTGTTATCTGCCTCGATATCCTCAAGGATAATTGGTCGCCAGCATTGACTATCTCCAAAGTGCTGCTCTCCATTTGTTCTCTGTTAACAGACTGCAACCCAG CCGATCCATTGGTTGGAAGTATTGCTACACAATATCTACAAAATCGGGATGAGCACGACCGGATTGCTCGCCTATGGACTAAGAG ATATGCTACGTGA